In one Methylobacterium sp. SyP6R genomic region, the following are encoded:
- a CDS encoding adenylate/guanylate cyclase domain-containing protein: MRDPQAAVGPAPEAGARLWRGSLAQRLRLVSGLILFAFAGTHFANHALGLVGLETMMEAARWRVAVTRSLPGSLILGLALLAHVTFSLVRLAERRTLRMPPWEALQTLLGFAIPFLLVPHVLGTRIANLVDGTRTSYAYVIARIWPDGMGFQTALLLVVWLHGCLGLHAWLRLSPLYRRMAPLLAVPAFGLPAAALAGIVTQGRLMERDMVLARRFDAPDLAARWPVPSVDSAVAAWADTVTGAIYAAVAVALGMVLIRAAATLRARRFSVTYVGGPTVRSLEGPTLLEISRANRVPHVSVCGGRGRCSTCRVLVVAGEESLSAPGPQEAAALRAIGAPGNVRLACQARPGGDVALVRILDPRRDSAGEHLTNTDVAGIEREVAILFIDIRGFTPLSERKLPFDVVFILNHFFEAAGREIEAAGGWIGGYAGDGLLALFTHPDGIGPACRAAFTAAGTVDRAVTDLNRRLAAELPAALRMAMGLHAGPLVLGRLGYGESRGMSVIGPAVNLASRLESLAKAADVQLVASAEAAHRAGIALDGLRVETVAVRGVRAELPVVYAARAADLAGRLRSPASA; this comes from the coding sequence ATGCGCGACCCGCAGGCCGCCGTCGGCCCGGCCCCGGAGGCCGGCGCCCGCCTGTGGCGCGGCTCGCTCGCGCAGCGCCTGCGGCTGGTCTCGGGCCTGATCCTGTTCGCCTTCGCAGGCACCCATTTCGCCAACCACGCGCTGGGCCTCGTCGGCCTCGAGACGATGATGGAGGCGGCCCGCTGGCGGGTCGCGGTCACGCGCTCGCTGCCCGGCAGCCTGATCCTCGGGCTCGCGCTGCTCGCCCACGTCACCTTCTCCCTGGTGCGGCTCGCCGAGCGCCGCACGCTCAGGATGCCGCCCTGGGAGGCGTTGCAGACGCTGCTCGGTTTCGCGATCCCGTTCCTGCTGGTGCCGCACGTCCTCGGGACCCGGATCGCCAACCTGGTGGACGGTACGCGGACCAGCTACGCCTACGTGATCGCCCGCATCTGGCCCGACGGCATGGGCTTCCAGACCGCCCTGCTGCTCGTCGTCTGGCTGCATGGGTGCCTCGGCCTGCATGCCTGGCTGCGCCTGTCGCCGCTCTACCGGCGGATGGCGCCGCTCTTGGCCGTGCCGGCCTTCGGCCTGCCCGCGGCGGCGCTCGCCGGCATCGTCACGCAGGGGCGCCTGATGGAGCGGGACATGGTGCTGGCGCGCCGCTTCGATGCGCCGGACCTCGCCGCCCGCTGGCCGGTGCCGTCGGTCGATTCGGCGGTCGCCGCCTGGGCCGACACCGTCACCGGGGCGATCTACGCCGCCGTCGCCGTCGCTCTCGGGATGGTGCTGATCCGGGCCGCCGCGACCCTGCGGGCGCGGCGCTTCAGCGTCACCTATGTCGGCGGCCCGACCGTGAGGAGCCTGGAAGGACCGACGCTCCTCGAGATCAGCCGGGCGAACCGGGTGCCACATGTCTCGGTCTGCGGCGGGCGCGGGCGCTGCTCGACCTGCCGGGTGCTGGTGGTCGCCGGCGAGGAGAGCCTGTCGGCCCCCGGCCCCCAGGAGGCGGCGGCGCTCAGGGCGATCGGCGCGCCGGGCAACGTGCGCCTCGCCTGCCAGGCCCGGCCCGGCGGCGACGTGGCGCTCGTGCGCATCCTCGACCCGCGCCGCGATTCCGCGGGCGAGCACCTCACCAATACGGACGTTGCCGGGATCGAGCGCGAGGTGGCGATCCTGTTCATCGACATCCGCGGCTTCACGCCGCTCTCCGAGCGCAAGCTGCCCTTCGACGTGGTGTTCATCCTCAACCACTTCTTCGAGGCGGCCGGCCGCGAGATCGAGGCGGCGGGGGGCTGGATCGGCGGCTATGCCGGCGACGGGCTGCTCGCCCTGTTCACCCATCCGGACGGGATCGGCCCCGCCTGCCGGGCCGCCTTCACGGCCGCCGGCACGGTCGACCGGGCGGTGACGGACCTCAACCGGCGCCTCGCCGCCGAGCTGCCGGCGGCACTCCGGATGGCGATGGGCCTGCATGCCGGCCCCCTGGTGCTCGGCCGCCTCGGCTACGGCGAGAGCCGCGGCATGTCGGTGATCGGCCCGGCGGTGAATCTGGCGAGCCGGCTCGAATCCCTCGCCAAGGCCGCCGACGTGCAGCTCGTCGCCTCCGCGGAAGCCGCGCACCGCGCAGGCATCGCCCTCGACGGGTTGCGGGTCGAGACCGTGGCGGTCAGGGGCGTGCGGGCGGAGCTGCCCGTGGTCTATGCGGCGCGGGCCGCCGATCTCGCCGGACGGTTGCGTTCTCCGGCGTCGGCTTAA
- a CDS encoding L-threonylcarbamoyladenylate synthase: protein MVTDSLDVNDDPGSMPTRRLTADDAGIREAGALLRAGKLVAIPTETVYGLGADAGDPAAVAGIYAAKERPRFNPLIAHLPDLDAARREGVFGADALLLAEAFWPGPLTLVVPVAEGGRVCDLARAGLGSVALRVPDSVVARAVLTAAGCPVAAPSANRSGRVSPTEADHVLGDLDGRIAAVLDGGPCPVGVESTIVACLDGPPVLLRPGGVPREAIEAVLGRRLALPSVPEGAAPVSPGLLASHYAPRAAVRLDVTEIRPGEAALLFGPAAPDGLDAAAASLNLSPAGDLAEAAAHLFAFLRRLDASGAATIAVAPIPEDGLGEAIRDRLARAAAPRRAMA from the coding sequence ATGGTGACGGATAGTTTAGACGTGAACGATGATCCCGGGTCAATGCCGACCCGGCGGCTGACCGCCGACGACGCGGGCATCCGGGAAGCCGGCGCCCTGTTGCGCGCAGGGAAGCTCGTGGCGATCCCGACCGAGACCGTCTACGGCCTCGGCGCCGATGCGGGCGACCCGGCGGCGGTGGCGGGCATCTACGCCGCCAAGGAGCGGCCGCGGTTCAACCCGCTGATCGCCCACCTGCCCGACCTCGACGCGGCGCGGCGGGAGGGGGTGTTCGGCGCGGACGCCCTGCTTCTGGCGGAGGCGTTCTGGCCCGGCCCGCTCACCCTGGTGGTGCCGGTGGCGGAAGGCGGGCGGGTCTGCGACCTCGCCCGGGCGGGGCTCGGAAGCGTGGCGCTGCGGGTACCGGACAGCGTGGTCGCCCGCGCCGTGCTGACGGCGGCCGGCTGCCCGGTGGCGGCGCCCTCGGCCAACCGGTCGGGGCGGGTGAGCCCGACGGAGGCCGATCACGTGCTCGGCGACCTCGACGGGCGGATCGCCGCGGTTCTCGATGGCGGCCCCTGCCCGGTCGGGGTCGAATCGACCATCGTCGCCTGCCTCGACGGGCCGCCGGTACTGCTGCGACCGGGCGGCGTGCCGCGCGAGGCGATCGAGGCGGTCTTGGGCCGGAGGCTGGCACTGCCGAGCGTGCCCGAGGGAGCGGCGCCGGTCTCGCCGGGGCTCCTCGCCTCGCATTACGCGCCCCGCGCCGCGGTGCGGCTCGACGTCACGGAGATCCGGCCCGGCGAGGCGGCCCTGCTGTTCGGCCCTGCAGCACCCGATGGTCTCGATGCGGCGGCAGCGTCCCTGAACCTCAGCCCGGCCGGCGACCTCGCCGAGGCGGCGGCCCACCTGTTCGCCTTTCTGCGCCGGCTCGATGCGAGCGGTGCGGCGACGATCGCGGTAGCGCCGATCCCGGAGGACGGCCTCGGCGAGGCGATCCGCGACCGGCTGGCGCGGGCGGCGGCACCGCGCCGAGCGATGGCGTAA
- the acuI gene encoding acrylyl-CoA reductase (NADPH), producing MGTFKAVVIEKGEGGQRVALKDVDESELMDGDVTVRVTHSTLNYKDGLALTGKAPVVRRWPMIPGIDFSGVVEASSHPDWKPGDAVVLNGWGTGETHLGAYAEKSRVKGDWLVALPANFTPEQAMAIGTAGYTAMLALLALERHGLTPESGPALVTGAAGGVGSVAVSLLARAGWHVIASTGRADEEAEYLRGLGAAEIIDRAELSAPGKPLGKERWAATIDAVGSATLANALAMTRYGGAVAACGLAGGMDLPTSVAPFILRGVALYGIESVMAPLPLRREAWGRLARDLDPASLSAMTTTVPLAEVIARGPEILAGRTRGRIVVTIA from the coding sequence GTGGGCACCTTCAAGGCGGTGGTGATCGAGAAGGGCGAGGGCGGGCAGCGCGTCGCCCTGAAGGATGTCGACGAGTCCGAACTGATGGACGGCGACGTCACCGTCCGGGTCACGCACTCCACCCTCAACTACAAGGACGGGCTGGCGCTCACCGGCAAGGCGCCGGTGGTGCGGCGCTGGCCGATGATTCCCGGCATCGATTTCTCCGGCGTGGTCGAGGCCTCCTCCCACCCGGACTGGAAGCCCGGCGACGCCGTGGTGCTCAACGGCTGGGGCACCGGCGAGACGCATCTCGGCGCCTATGCGGAGAAGTCGCGGGTCAAGGGCGACTGGCTGGTGGCCCTGCCGGCGAACTTCACCCCCGAGCAGGCGATGGCGATCGGCACCGCCGGCTATACCGCGATGCTGGCCCTGCTGGCGCTGGAGCGCCACGGCCTCACCCCGGAATCCGGCCCGGCCCTGGTGACGGGCGCGGCGGGCGGCGTCGGTTCGGTCGCGGTCTCGCTCCTGGCACGTGCCGGCTGGCACGTCATCGCCTCGACCGGGCGGGCGGACGAGGAGGCGGAGTACCTGCGCGGCCTAGGGGCCGCCGAGATCATCGACCGGGCCGAGCTGAGCGCCCCGGGCAAGCCCCTGGGCAAGGAGCGCTGGGCCGCCACGATCGATGCGGTCGGCTCCGCGACGCTCGCCAACGCGCTGGCGATGACCCGGTATGGCGGCGCGGTCGCGGCCTGCGGGCTGGCCGGCGGCATGGACCTGCCGACCTCGGTGGCGCCGTTCATCCTGCGCGGGGTGGCGCTCTACGGCATCGAGAGCGTGATGGCGCCGCTCCCCTTGCGCCGGGAGGCCTGGGGCCGGCTGGCCCGCGACCTCGACCCGGCCTCTCTCTCGGCGATGACCACCACCGTGCCGCTCGCCGAGGTGATCGCGCGGGGCCCCGAGATCCTGGCCGGGCGCACCCGCGGGCGGATCGTGGTGACGATCGCGTAG
- the wrbA gene encoding NAD(P)H:quinone oxidoreductase translates to MAKVLVLYYSTYGHIEQMAYAVAEGVREAGAEVVVKRVPELVPEEVARQSHYKLDQKAPVATVDELPSYDAIIFGTPTRYGNMAAQMKNFIDQTGGLWAKGALVGKVGAVFTSTASQHGGQESTILSFHTVLLHQGMVVVGLPYSFQGQLGTAEVMGNSPYGASTIAGGDGSRQPSVVELEGARFQGRHVAGIAAKLAG, encoded by the coding sequence ATGGCGAAGGTTTTGGTCCTCTACTACTCGACCTACGGCCATATCGAGCAGATGGCCTATGCGGTGGCCGAGGGCGTCCGCGAGGCGGGGGCCGAGGTCGTGGTCAAGCGGGTGCCCGAGCTGGTGCCGGAGGAGGTCGCCCGGCAGTCGCACTACAAGCTCGACCAGAAGGCGCCGGTCGCCACGGTCGACGAGCTGCCGTCCTACGACGCGATCATCTTCGGCACGCCGACCCGCTACGGCAACATGGCGGCGCAGATGAAGAACTTCATCGACCAGACCGGCGGCCTATGGGCGAAGGGCGCCCTCGTCGGCAAGGTCGGCGCGGTCTTCACCTCGACGGCCTCGCAGCATGGCGGCCAGGAATCGACGATCCTGAGCTTCCATACCGTGCTGCTGCATCAGGGCATGGTGGTGGTCGGCCTGCCCTACAGCTTCCAGGGCCAGCTCGGTACGGCCGAGGTGATGGGCAACTCGCCCTACGGCGCCTCGACCATCGCGGGCGGCGACGGCAGCCGCCAGCCGAGCGTGGTCGAGCTTGAAGGTGCCCGTTTCCAGGGCCGCCACGTCGCCGGCATCGCGGCGAAGCTCGCCGGCTGA
- a CDS encoding acyl-CoA dehydrogenase, protein MTYRAPVAEMAFTLRHVAGLDRAIAQGLHGELSDDLVDTILEEAGRFANDVVAPLNKVGDRHGTPLKDGVVTMPPGYREAYRAWTEGGWNALPGPVEYGGQGLPILLNAACIEMWNSASMAFGLGPLLTAGGVEALSRHGSEELRARYLEKLVSGEWTATMNLTEPQAGSDLSVMRTRAEPVGDGSFRISGEKIYITWGEHDLTDNIVHLVLARLPDAPPGTRGISLFLVPKVLPDGSRNALKCAGIEHKLGIHGSPTCTMVYDGAVGWLVGEANRGLACMFTMMNNARLGVGLQGVAIAERAYQQALSYARDRRQGRASAATDGASAIIDHPDVQRMLLTMKALTGASRGICYLTAEAIDRAHRAPDEAARKIAQAQASLLTPVAKAFSTDIGIEVASLGIQVHGGMGFVEETGAAQHLRDARIAAIYEGTNGIQAIDLVTRKLPLENGAVVRGQIGAMRLIAERVLKEGGPAFGHTAPRLRETIEALDRATSSLLKALGSNRPDEALAGATPYLRLFGLAQGGACLAQAALAANAAAKAGDGDPAHPARIALSRFFAENLATASRGLEETVTGGGGFLQDGVLALAG, encoded by the coding sequence ATGACCTATCGCGCGCCCGTGGCCGAGATGGCCTTCACCCTCCGGCACGTCGCCGGGCTCGACCGCGCCATCGCGCAGGGCCTGCACGGCGAGCTCTCGGACGACCTCGTCGACACGATCCTGGAGGAGGCCGGGCGCTTCGCCAACGACGTGGTGGCGCCGCTCAACAAGGTGGGCGACCGCCACGGCACGCCGCTCAAGGACGGCGTGGTGACGATGCCGCCGGGCTACCGCGAGGCCTACCGCGCCTGGACCGAGGGCGGCTGGAACGCCCTGCCGGGCCCGGTCGAGTATGGCGGCCAGGGCCTGCCGATCCTGCTCAACGCCGCCTGCATCGAGATGTGGAACTCGGCCTCCATGGCCTTCGGCCTCGGGCCGCTGCTCACCGCCGGCGGCGTCGAGGCGCTGAGCCGCCACGGCAGCGAGGAACTGCGGGCCCGCTACCTCGAGAAGCTGGTCTCGGGCGAGTGGACCGCCACCATGAACCTCACCGAGCCGCAGGCCGGCTCGGACCTCTCGGTGATGCGCACCCGGGCCGAGCCCGTCGGGGACGGCAGCTTCCGGATCTCGGGCGAGAAGATCTACATCACCTGGGGCGAGCACGACCTGACCGACAACATCGTGCACCTGGTGCTGGCGCGGCTGCCCGACGCGCCTCCCGGCACCCGCGGCATCTCCCTGTTCCTGGTGCCGAAGGTGCTCCCGGACGGCTCGCGCAACGCGCTGAAATGCGCCGGCATCGAGCACAAGCTCGGCATCCACGGCTCGCCGACCTGCACCATGGTGTATGACGGCGCGGTCGGCTGGCTCGTCGGCGAGGCCAACCGGGGGCTGGCCTGCATGTTCACGATGATGAACAACGCCCGCCTCGGCGTCGGCCTTCAGGGCGTCGCCATCGCCGAGCGGGCCTACCAGCAGGCGCTGTCGTATGCCCGCGACCGTCGCCAGGGCCGGGCGAGCGCCGCCACGGACGGCGCGAGCGCGATCATCGATCATCCCGACGTGCAGCGGATGCTGCTCACCATGAAGGCGCTGACGGGGGCCTCCCGCGGCATCTGCTACCTCACCGCCGAGGCGATCGACCGCGCCCACCGGGCGCCGGACGAGGCGGCGCGTAAAATCGCGCAGGCCCAGGCCTCGCTTCTGACCCCGGTGGCGAAGGCCTTCTCGACCGATATCGGCATCGAGGTCGCGTCGCTCGGCATCCAGGTCCATGGCGGCATGGGCTTCGTCGAGGAGACCGGCGCCGCCCAGCACCTGCGCGACGCCCGCATCGCGGCGATCTACGAGGGCACCAACGGCATCCAGGCGATCGACCTCGTCACCCGCAAGCTGCCGCTGGAGAACGGCGCGGTGGTGCGCGGCCAGATCGGCGCGATGCGGCTGATCGCCGAGCGGGTGCTGAAGGAGGGCGGTCCCGCCTTCGGCCACACCGCCCCGCGCCTGCGCGAGACGATCGAGGCGCTGGACCGGGCGACGAGCTCCCTCCTGAAGGCCCTCGGCTCGAACCGGCCGGACGAGGCGCTGGCCGGCGCCACCCCTTACCTGCGCCTGTTCGGTCTCGCCCAGGGCGGCGCCTGCCTGGCGCAAGCCGCGCTCGCGGCGAACGCGGCGGCCAAGGCCGGCGACGGCGATCCGGCCCACCCGGCCCGCATCGCCCTGTCGCGCTTCTTTGCCGAGAACCTCGCCACGGCGAGCCGGGGGCTCGAGGAGACGGTGACCGGCGGCGGCGGCTTCCTGCAGGACGGAGTGCTGGCGCTGGCGGGGTGA
- a CDS encoding LysR family transcriptional regulator gives MTAALAWDDFRLVKAISDQRGLTQAAERLGINHSTAFRRLGQIEATLRTPLFERHRTGYVPTPAAEEMARIAARMEEDVLAFTRRIEGRTLSPAGELRITTAASLLTGLLTPILAAFCARCPEVRLDVVVSEQALNLAKRDADVALRATNDPPDTLVGRRLATIAWALYGRADLDRGVSASEQRWVSPAPRLGAAAAARYVQERTAPERVVLRLDTVQGLADAVEAGIGIGPLPCVIGDRRPGLVRLSSPEPDLAAGLWLLTHPDLRRAARVRAFLDFVGDAIAKERDLIEGRFPPHRTEAALTL, from the coding sequence ATGACCGCCGCCCTCGCCTGGGACGATTTCCGGCTGGTGAAGGCCATCTCCGACCAGCGCGGCCTGACCCAGGCCGCCGAGCGGCTCGGCATCAACCACTCCACCGCCTTCCGGCGCCTCGGCCAGATCGAGGCGACCCTGCGCACGCCGCTCTTCGAGCGCCACCGCACCGGCTACGTGCCGACGCCGGCGGCCGAGGAGATGGCGCGCATCGCCGCCCGGATGGAGGAAGACGTGCTGGCCTTCACCCGGCGGATCGAGGGCCGGACCCTGAGCCCCGCCGGAGAACTGCGCATCACCACCGCGGCCTCGCTGCTCACCGGCCTCCTGACCCCGATCCTCGCTGCGTTCTGCGCCCGCTGCCCGGAGGTCCGCCTCGACGTGGTGGTGTCGGAGCAGGCGCTCAATCTCGCCAAGCGCGACGCCGACGTGGCGCTCCGCGCCACCAACGACCCGCCCGACACGCTGGTGGGGCGGCGCCTCGCCACCATCGCCTGGGCGCTCTACGGCCGGGCCGATCTCGACCGCGGCGTCTCCGCGAGCGAGCAGCGCTGGGTCTCGCCGGCGCCCCGGCTCGGGGCGGCGGCGGCGGCGCGCTACGTGCAGGAGCGGACCGCGCCCGAGCGCGTGGTCCTGCGCCTCGACACCGTGCAGGGACTGGCGGATGCGGTGGAGGCCGGGATCGGCATCGGCCCCCTGCCCTGCGTCATCGGCGACCGCCGGCCTGGCCTCGTGCGGCTCTCGAGCCCGGAGCCCGATCTCGCCGCCGGCCTCTGGCTCCTCACCCATCCGGATCTGCGCCGCGCCGCCCGGGTGCGGGCCTTCCTCGACTTCGTCGGCGACGCGATCGCCAAGGAGCGCGACCTGATCGAGGGGCGGTTCCCGCCGCATCGGACCGAGGCGGCACTCACGCTTTGA
- a CDS encoding SDR family NAD(P)-dependent oxidoreductase has translation MRPPGIPDLSGKVCLVAGASRGVGRGIARALGEAGATVVVTARSSETGARTDQRMEALEDTAREVDLAGGRGHHYLCDHTREPEVDAMVRWVLRRFGRIDVAVSSVWGGNEGYDGVRYPDGATWGTAFWRRGLGPLRHNLETGPLAGLILARAVAPAMVSAKGGLLVLVSFGTDDYLGDLFYDLAKAATNRLAFAMAAELKPYGVTALALAPGLVRTERVLEAGMGGEAGESPLYAGRALAALAGDPAVASRAGRVLHAADLAQAYGFTDEDGSRPERYRAGDGV, from the coding sequence GTGAGGCCCCCGGGCATCCCGGACCTCTCCGGCAAGGTCTGCCTCGTCGCCGGTGCCTCGCGCGGGGTCGGCCGCGGCATCGCCCGGGCCTTGGGCGAGGCCGGCGCCACCGTGGTGGTCACCGCCCGCTCCAGCGAGACCGGCGCCCGCACCGACCAGCGGATGGAGGCCCTGGAGGACACCGCCCGGGAGGTCGATCTCGCCGGCGGACGCGGCCACCATTACCTCTGCGACCACACCCGTGAGCCCGAAGTCGACGCGATGGTGCGCTGGGTGCTGCGCCGCTTCGGTCGCATCGACGTCGCGGTGTCGAGCGTCTGGGGCGGCAACGAGGGCTATGACGGGGTGCGCTATCCCGACGGCGCCACCTGGGGCACCGCCTTCTGGCGCCGCGGCCTCGGCCCGTTGCGCCACAACCTCGAGACCGGCCCGCTCGCCGGGCTGATCCTCGCCCGGGCCGTCGCCCCCGCCATGGTCTCGGCCAAGGGCGGCCTTCTGGTTCTGGTCTCGTTCGGCACCGACGATTACCTCGGCGACCTGTTCTACGACCTCGCCAAGGCCGCGACCAACCGCCTGGCCTTCGCGATGGCCGCGGAACTCAAGCCCTACGGCGTCACGGCCTTGGCCCTGGCGCCCGGCCTGGTGCGGACCGAGCGGGTGCTGGAGGCCGGGATGGGCGGGGAGGCCGGGGAGAGCCCGCTCTATGCTGGGCGGGCGCTGGCGGCGCTGGCGGGCGATCCCGCGGTCGCGTCCCGGGCGGGACGGGTGCTGCACGCCGCCGACCTGGCGCAGGCCTACGGCTTCACCGACGAGGATGGCAGCCGGCCGGAGCGCTATCGGGCAGGTGATGGTGTGTGA
- a CDS encoding enoyl-CoA hydratase-related protein — protein sequence MTDHVRITDQPGGVRLVQLTRPEKKNALTGAMYDAMREALEGADREGSGVGAVVFAGTEGVFTAGNDIADFVARAERSFGEAPSLRFIRQLAVTRTPMVAAVDGLAVGVGTTLTYHCDLVYVAPAATFRMPFVDLGLVPEAASSYLVPRRIGLVKATELLLLGEAYGADEAVRLGLANAVVPADGLLEHALAQGAKLAAKPRQALAAARRLIRGDHEAVCAAMDAEAQAFDAALRSPEAQAAFQRFLSRGSR from the coding sequence ATGACCGACCACGTCCGCATCACCGACCAGCCCGGCGGCGTCCGCCTCGTCCAGCTCACCCGCCCCGAGAAGAAGAACGCTCTGACGGGCGCCATGTACGACGCCATGCGGGAGGCCCTGGAGGGCGCGGACCGCGAGGGCTCGGGCGTCGGCGCGGTGGTCTTCGCCGGCACCGAGGGCGTGTTCACCGCCGGCAACGACATCGCCGACTTCGTCGCCCGGGCCGAACGATCCTTCGGCGAGGCGCCGTCGCTGCGCTTCATCCGCCAGCTTGCCGTGACCCGCACCCCGATGGTGGCGGCCGTGGACGGGCTCGCGGTCGGGGTCGGCACCACGCTGACCTATCATTGCGACCTCGTCTACGTGGCGCCCGCCGCGACCTTCCGGATGCCGTTCGTCGATCTCGGCCTCGTGCCGGAGGCGGCCTCCAGCTACCTGGTGCCGCGCCGGATCGGGCTGGTGAAGGCCACCGAACTGCTGCTCCTCGGCGAGGCCTACGGGGCCGACGAGGCGGTGCGGCTCGGGCTCGCCAACGCGGTCGTGCCGGCCGACGGGCTCCTCGAACACGCGCTCGCGCAGGGCGCGAAGCTCGCCGCCAAGCCGCGTCAGGCCCTCGCCGCCGCCCGCCGGCTGATCCGCGGCGACCACGAGGCCGTGTGCGCCGCCATGGATGCGGAAGCGCAAGCCTTCGATGCGGCGCTCCGCTCGCCCGAGGCGCAAGCCGCGTTCCAGCGCTTCCTGTCCCGCGGCAGCCGGTGA
- a CDS encoding cell wall hydrolase translates to MRRAKGMRWLAAAVAPWAVGLGVLVSFTASAGYEASLGSSAVARLVPRGMPPLPERGLITPVSLSSLSLTGPLRVVLDTEPLRPDLKVDARTRPLAERARKGDALVPARVTGAAPSASLAAGWLGSDRPSVASTFTPGSATWNPELEPQEGFVPLPEPDAGEAGASSPAAGASAPTRGAAAGGQTAAGKARVPKAREAGQGGSTPAVPRAVALSSTTPAPADATPVEIAAGGQISPRLDRDAKSAVTTAARINPEVPPSDDDRRRYADLITPENAEKEQRCLAEAVYFEARGEPEQGQAAVAQVVLNRAKSGLYPANICGVVYQNRHRYMGCQFSFACEGKSLRITDDSSWQTATRIAHAVVEGRTYLADVGGATHYHADYVKPRWSRRLRKMDVIGRHIFYQLRPGQT, encoded by the coding sequence GTGCGACGGGCGAAGGGGATGCGCTGGCTCGCCGCGGCCGTCGCGCCCTGGGCCGTCGGCCTCGGCGTCCTGGTCTCGTTCACGGCGTCCGCCGGCTACGAAGCATCGCTAGGATCGAGCGCGGTGGCCCGCCTCGTGCCGCGCGGCATGCCGCCGTTGCCGGAACGCGGCCTGATCACGCCGGTCAGCCTCTCATCCCTGAGCCTCACCGGGCCGTTGCGCGTCGTCCTCGACACCGAGCCCCTGCGCCCGGACCTGAAGGTGGATGCCCGCACCCGGCCCCTGGCGGAGCGCGCGCGCAAGGGCGACGCCCTGGTGCCGGCCCGGGTGACCGGTGCCGCCCCATCGGCCTCCCTGGCGGCCGGCTGGCTCGGCAGCGACCGTCCGAGCGTCGCCTCGACCTTCACGCCGGGCTCCGCGACCTGGAACCCGGAACTGGAGCCGCAGGAAGGCTTCGTGCCCCTGCCCGAACCCGATGCCGGCGAGGCCGGCGCCAGTTCGCCTGCGGCCGGCGCCTCGGCGCCGACCCGCGGCGCCGCGGCCGGTGGGCAGACCGCTGCCGGCAAGGCCCGGGTTCCCAAAGCACGCGAGGCAGGCCAGGGCGGCAGCACCCCGGCGGTGCCCCGCGCCGTCGCCCTGTCCTCGACCACGCCGGCGCCTGCCGACGCGACGCCGGTCGAGATCGCGGCCGGCGGCCAGATCTCGCCGCGCCTGGACCGCGACGCGAAATCCGCCGTCACGACCGCCGCCCGCATCAATCCGGAGGTCCCGCCGAGCGACGATGACCGGCGCCGCTACGCCGACCTGATCACGCCGGAGAATGCCGAGAAGGAGCAGCGCTGCCTCGCCGAGGCCGTGTATTTCGAGGCCCGCGGCGAGCCCGAGCAGGGCCAGGCCGCCGTCGCCCAGGTGGTGCTCAACCGCGCCAAGAGCGGCCTGTATCCTGCCAATATCTGCGGTGTCGTGTACCAGAACCGCCACCGCTACATGGGCTGCCAGTTCTCCTTCGCCTGCGAGGGCAAGTCGCTGCGCATCACCGACGATTCCTCCTGGCAGACCGCGACCCGGATCGCCCACGCGGTGGTCGAGGGCCGCACCTACCTCGCCGATGTCGGTGGGGCGACGCATTACCATGCCGACTACGTGAAGCCGCGCTGGTCGCGCCGCCTACGAAAAATGGACGTGATCGGCCGCCACATCTTCTACCAGCTGCGGCCGGGCCAGACCTGA
- the greA gene encoding transcription elongation factor GreA: protein MSIAFVREKEGGEAFEDLPDRPVSPHPNFVTPEGLALIDAELDRLHTEHAGLSPDDKANMARVNRDLRYWTARRNSAQVVDQPPGDGVHFGSTVTIAREDGTEQTFRIVGEDEADPAKGTLSYVAPLARALTGKQAGDAVTVAGHEVEIVSVR from the coding sequence ATGAGCATCGCCTTCGTTCGCGAGAAGGAGGGCGGGGAGGCCTTCGAGGATCTCCCCGACCGTCCCGTCTCCCCGCACCCGAACTTCGTCACGCCGGAGGGCCTCGCCCTCATCGACGCGGAGCTGGACCGGCTGCACACCGAGCATGCCGGCCTGTCGCCCGACGACAAGGCCAACATGGCCCGGGTGAACCGCGACCTGCGCTACTGGACCGCCCGGCGCAACTCGGCCCAGGTGGTGGATCAGCCACCCGGCGACGGCGTGCATTTCGGCTCCACCGTCACCATCGCCCGCGAGGATGGAACGGAACAGACCTTCCGCATCGTCGGCGAGGACGAGGCCGACCCGGCCAAGGGAACGCTCTCCTACGTGGCGCCGCTCGCCCGCGCGCTCACCGGCAAGCAGGCGGGCGACGCCGTCACGGTGGCGGGTCACGAGGTCGAGATCGTCTCGGTCCGTTGA